From one Paenibacillus sp. FSL K6-1330 genomic stretch:
- a CDS encoding glucose PTS transporter subunit IIA, protein MNWLGSLQQLGRAVMLPTMALPAAALLLSVGSLPWSAWGFGTLGEIAQAAGHGVFYYMPYLFAIGVAWGLSNQGGPAGLAALAGMFIYDQVISRLGDGSVQPSTLIGIIFGVMSGYVYNRFKHIKLPEAIQFFGGSRFVLLFMGLFSTIFAWVMLGMAPIVQRGLDVFYDLTVHMGAFGLFLYGILYRVLTAFGLHHLLNNVYWFQLGSYETEDGTVVQGDLPRFFAGDPTAGDFMAGLFPIMMFALPAIAFAIIQEAREDLKPKVKKTFMRSALVCFLTGVSEQIEFAFLFASPYLYVLHALMAGFAMVLTYAFDIHHGFSYSAGFIDYVLNFHLSKNAWIIIPIGAVYGIVYYFLFRWAIRTFEIPTPGREEGSALEGRAGDIPYQAPLILEALGGKDNIVQVQSCMTRLRLTVYNDRQIDSDALKLLGSAGIIKLGGGNVQVVFGTYSELIREEINKLMQQDLPRVLFSAPVQGRMLPIDEVPDDIFAAKLVGNGVAFIPEKGELVSPVYGTVMHVYPTMHAIGISTPDGLEVLIHIGIDTSQLKGPFSAVVSEGDTVEPGQLLVKFDLAYLKTHAASLATPMVITNPDKVRSWSFAPFKSVKRGQSSVMSVVLNESNAGGRES, encoded by the coding sequence TTGAATTGGTTGGGATCATTACAACAGCTGGGCAGAGCAGTTATGCTCCCTACAATGGCGCTTCCAGCGGCAGCTCTCCTGCTTAGCGTGGGAAGTCTGCCATGGTCGGCGTGGGGCTTCGGAACCTTGGGCGAGATTGCTCAGGCTGCGGGGCACGGCGTGTTTTATTACATGCCGTATTTATTTGCCATTGGTGTCGCGTGGGGACTTTCGAATCAGGGAGGACCCGCAGGGCTTGCCGCTCTGGCTGGCATGTTCATCTATGATCAGGTTATATCCCGTCTGGGAGACGGGAGTGTACAGCCCTCGACTTTGATTGGTATTATTTTTGGGGTAATGTCCGGTTACGTTTACAACCGGTTCAAACATATTAAGCTTCCCGAAGCGATACAGTTTTTTGGAGGCTCCCGATTTGTACTTTTATTCATGGGACTGTTCTCCACGATATTTGCATGGGTCATGCTGGGGATGGCCCCCATTGTACAGCGCGGATTAGATGTTTTTTATGATCTGACCGTACATATGGGGGCGTTCGGATTATTCCTTTACGGAATTTTGTACAGGGTGCTGACGGCATTCGGTCTGCATCACTTGTTGAATAACGTGTATTGGTTTCAGTTGGGATCGTACGAGACGGAAGACGGAACCGTCGTTCAAGGGGATCTGCCCAGATTCTTTGCGGGTGATCCAACAGCAGGCGACTTCATGGCCGGGTTATTCCCGATTATGATGTTTGCTCTGCCGGCGATTGCATTTGCCATTATTCAAGAAGCACGTGAAGATTTGAAGCCAAAGGTAAAAAAAACGTTTATGCGGTCCGCGCTTGTCTGTTTTTTGACCGGGGTATCGGAGCAGATTGAATTCGCGTTTTTATTTGCGTCTCCTTATCTGTATGTGCTCCACGCCTTGATGGCCGGGTTCGCGATGGTGCTTACCTATGCATTTGATATTCATCACGGGTTCTCGTACTCGGCGGGATTTATCGATTACGTACTCAATTTTCACTTGTCCAAGAATGCCTGGATCATCATACCGATCGGGGCCGTATACGGCATCGTTTACTATTTTCTGTTCCGTTGGGCCATTCGCACCTTTGAAATCCCGACACCGGGGCGTGAAGAAGGTTCGGCGCTGGAAGGCCGGGCAGGAGACATTCCCTATCAGGCACCGCTTATTCTGGAGGCGCTTGGGGGAAAAGACAACATCGTTCAGGTTCAATCCTGCATGACGCGTCTTCGATTAACCGTATATAATGACCGCCAGATTGATTCTGATGCACTTAAATTGCTCGGTTCAGCTGGTATCATCAAGCTGGGCGGCGGTAACGTTCAGGTGGTGTTCGGGACGTATTCCGAGCTCATCCGCGAAGAGATAAATAAGCTGATGCAGCAGGATTTGCCGCGCGTTCTGTTCAGCGCGCCCGTACAGGGACGCATGCTTCCTATTGACGAAGTGCCGGATGATATTTTTGCCGCCAAGCTTGTCGGTAACGGCGTGGCGTTCATTCCGGAAAAAGGAGAACTTGTATCTCCGGTATACGGCACCGTGATGCATGTCTATCCGACGATGCATGCCATTGGCATTTCAACGCCGGATGGACTCGAGGTATTGATTCATATCGGGATCGATACCTCTCAACTGAAAGGGCCGTTTTCAGCTGTGGTAAGCGAAGGGGATACCGTTGAGCCGGGGCAATTGCTGGTCAAGTTCGATCTGGCTTATTTAAAGACACATGCCGCATCACTGGCCACACCTATGGTGATCACGAATCCCGATAAAGTAAGATCTTGGAGCTTTGCTCCATTCAAGTCCGTTAAGAGAGGACAGTCATCTGTCATGTCCGTCGTATTAAATGAGAGTAATGCTGGGGGTAGAGAATCATGA